In Meiothermus ruber DSM 1279, the following proteins share a genomic window:
- a CDS encoding acyl-CoA mutase large subunit family protein gives MAQPRPKHAWMRETYQKSLAKMPERKVAHKTLSDIAPEPLYTPEDLQDFDYAEKLGYPGEYPYTRGVYGSMYRSRLWTMRMFAGFGTAEQTNERFKKLLAAGQNGLSTAFDLPTLMGYDSDHPLSKGEVGKCGVAVSSLADMEILFEGINLEEVTTSMTINSPANAIWAMYLAAAKKKGYDWNKLGGTIQNDILKEFIAQKEFIFPPEPSTKLVIDTFEWGPRNVPKWNFISVSGYHIREAGSTAVQELAYTLADGFEYVEWALKRGLEIDEFAPRISFFFNAHNDFFEEICKFRAARRIWAKEMRHRYGAKNPQSWMLRTHAQTAGVSLTAQQPLINIARVAIQALAAVLGGTNSLHTDAYDEALALPTEESAKIALRTQQIIAYESGVTHTADPLGGSYYVEWLTDQMEAQAMQIIEEIRRMGGVVRAIEEGYFLREIADASYRFQQEVERGERIIVGVNAFQDEGLQVPIQLIDPEVERVQAERLAQVRRQRDPQAVQQALAALRQAAKEGRNTMPYFVDCALAYCTLGEMMDELRAVYGVYEEPVLV, from the coding sequence ATGGCACAGCCCAGACCCAAGCACGCCTGGATGCGGGAGACCTACCAGAAATCCCTGGCTAAGATGCCCGAGCGCAAGGTGGCCCACAAAACCCTCTCGGACATCGCCCCCGAGCCGCTCTATACCCCCGAAGACCTGCAGGACTTCGACTACGCCGAGAAGCTGGGCTACCCCGGCGAGTACCCCTACACCCGGGGGGTTTACGGCTCGATGTACAGGAGCCGTCTCTGGACCATGCGGATGTTTGCTGGGTTTGGCACCGCCGAGCAGACCAACGAGCGTTTCAAGAAGCTGCTGGCCGCCGGGCAGAACGGGCTTTCCACCGCCTTCGACCTGCCCACCCTGATGGGCTACGACTCCGACCATCCGCTTTCCAAGGGCGAGGTGGGCAAGTGCGGGGTGGCGGTGAGCAGCCTGGCCGACATGGAGATTCTCTTCGAGGGGATCAACCTGGAAGAGGTTACCACCTCCATGACCATCAACTCGCCGGCCAACGCCATCTGGGCCATGTACCTGGCCGCCGCCAAGAAAAAAGGCTACGACTGGAACAAACTGGGCGGCACCATCCAGAACGACATCCTGAAGGAATTTATCGCCCAGAAAGAGTTCATCTTCCCGCCCGAACCCTCCACCAAGCTGGTCATTGATACCTTCGAGTGGGGGCCCCGCAACGTGCCCAAGTGGAACTTTATCTCGGTCTCGGGCTACCACATCCGCGAGGCCGGCTCCACCGCCGTGCAGGAGCTGGCCTACACCCTGGCCGACGGCTTCGAGTACGTGGAGTGGGCTCTCAAACGCGGGCTGGAGATAGACGAGTTCGCTCCCCGCATCTCGTTTTTCTTCAACGCCCACAACGACTTCTTCGAGGAAATTTGCAAGTTTCGGGCTGCCCGGCGCATCTGGGCTAAAGAAATGCGACACCGCTATGGGGCCAAAAACCCCCAGAGCTGGATGCTGCGCACCCACGCCCAGACCGCCGGGGTCTCGCTTACCGCCCAGCAACCCCTCATCAACATCGCGCGGGTAGCCATTCAGGCCCTGGCCGCCGTGCTGGGCGGCACCAACAGCCTGCACACCGACGCCTACGACGAGGCCCTGGCCCTCCCCACCGAGGAATCGGCCAAGATCGCCCTGCGCACCCAGCAGATTATCGCCTACGAGTCGGGCGTGACCCATACCGCCGACCCGCTGGGAGGCAGCTACTACGTGGAGTGGCTCACCGACCAGATGGAGGCCCAGGCCATGCAGATCATTGAGGAGATCCGGCGCATGGGCGGGGTGGTGCGGGCCATCGAGGAAGGCTACTTCCTGCGTGAGATCGCCGACGCCAGCTACCGCTTCCAGCAGGAAGTGGAGCGGGGCGAGCGGATTATCGTGGGGGTGAATGCCTTCCAGGACGAAGGCCTCCAGGTGCCCATCCAGCTCATTGACCCCGAGGTGGAGCGCGTGCAGGCCGAGCGGCTGGCCCAGGTGCGGCGCCAGCGCGACCCCCAGGCCGTGCAGCAGGCTTTGGCAGCGCTGCGGCAGGCCGCCAAAGAGGGGCGCAACACCATGCCCTACTTCGTGGACTGCGCCCTGGCCTACTGCACCCTGGGTGAGATGATGGACGAACTCCGGGCGGTGTACGGGGTTTATGAAGAGCCGGTGCTGGTATAG
- a CDS encoding TQO small subunit DoxD: MAAVRINTNLQVPEPRITRFLFADVRLSPIWLVLRVYLGWQWLEAGWGKLNNPAWVGDKAGVAVGGFLERALTKTTGDHPDVTGWYAWFIQNVALPNKVLFSYLVTFGEILVGLALILGLFTGLAAFFAGFMNAAFLLAGTVSSNPWMFIVATWLVLAWRTAGYIGLDYYVLPRLGVIFRRNTEPAS; this comes from the coding sequence ATGGCAGCGGTAAGAATCAACACCAACCTGCAGGTTCCCGAGCCCAGGATCACCAGGTTCCTCTTTGCGGACGTGCGGCTCTCGCCCATCTGGCTGGTGCTCAGGGTGTACCTGGGCTGGCAGTGGCTCGAGGCGGGCTGGGGCAAGCTCAACAACCCGGCCTGGGTGGGCGACAAGGCCGGCGTGGCGGTGGGCGGCTTCCTCGAGCGGGCCCTGACCAAGACCACCGGCGACCACCCCGACGTGACCGGCTGGTACGCCTGGTTCATCCAGAACGTGGCCCTGCCCAACAAGGTGCTCTTCAGCTACCTGGTAACCTTCGGCGAGATTCTGGTGGGACTGGCGCTCATCCTGGGCCTCTTTACCGGCCTGGCGGCCTTCTTCGCCGGCTTTATGAACGCGGCCTTCCTGCTGGCGGGTACGGTGAGCTCGAACCCCTGGATGTTCATCGTGGCTACCTGGCTGGTGCTGGCCTGGCGCACCGCTGGCTACATTGGCCTCGACTACTATGTGCTGCCCCGCCTGGGGGTGATCTTCCGGAGGAACACAGAGCCAGCCTCGTAG
- a CDS encoding SpoIID/LytB domain-containing protein yields MTRMKLAFLMVPALGAALLFGTLNPKQNLPRPAPSGQSIRVLLSYEPGATSFEEKYLFPTLRLLPLGGSVQVSSGPDRESLRPVVTVFADKPLTFTPQNNRLAATFEGLNFALDRVVQLRPADPSAPVQYRLPSTARPGPAPEYPGELWLELRSSGLLVVNQVDYQDYLKGVLPSEMPPHFHPEALKAQAVAARTYALVRQQADTYWKQFGADVDDSSSEQVYNQTRRHPATDAAVEATRNQILTFEGQPIQSFFFSTSPGATASIEEVWMDRPPAPYLKGRPQTNPIQVSIESEAEALAFFQNWNPEGFYDAISPFWRWKLHLSREELEALLSRTLPERARLAPQFVQTPEGPLSPEAPGFKLGTLQKIAVLKRTTGGYVTALEIQTSTGRYVVRRESNIRSLLRPDKAFTGGADVLLELWQGGPRLNFPNLPSTAFALQEERDERGNLLGLTFWGGGFGHGVGMSQYGALGLARRGYGYRAILEHFYPGTTLTTLNTQNKR; encoded by the coding sequence ATGACGCGGATGAAGCTGGCCTTTTTGATGGTACCTGCCCTGGGCGCGGCGCTGTTGTTCGGCACCCTCAATCCAAAGCAAAACCTTCCACGCCCCGCACCCAGCGGCCAGAGCATCCGTGTGCTGCTCTCATATGAGCCGGGCGCAACGTCCTTCGAGGAGAAATACCTCTTCCCCACCCTGCGCCTACTTCCGCTGGGGGGCAGCGTGCAGGTCTCGAGCGGCCCCGACCGCGAAAGCCTGCGGCCCGTGGTGACGGTTTTCGCCGACAAGCCCCTGACCTTCACCCCGCAGAACAACCGTTTGGCAGCCACCTTTGAAGGGCTTAACTTTGCTTTAGACCGCGTGGTTCAGCTCAGGCCCGCCGACCCCAGCGCCCCTGTGCAATACCGCCTGCCCTCCACCGCCCGGCCCGGCCCGGCGCCCGAGTACCCCGGTGAACTCTGGCTCGAGCTGCGCAGCAGCGGTTTGCTGGTGGTCAATCAAGTGGACTATCAGGACTACCTCAAAGGGGTACTGCCCAGCGAGATGCCCCCACACTTTCACCCTGAGGCCCTCAAGGCCCAGGCGGTGGCGGCCCGCACCTATGCCCTCGTCCGGCAGCAGGCCGATACCTACTGGAAACAGTTCGGGGCCGACGTGGACGACTCCTCGAGCGAGCAGGTCTACAACCAAACCCGCCGCCACCCCGCCACCGACGCCGCGGTGGAGGCCACCCGGAATCAAATCCTGACCTTTGAGGGCCAGCCCATCCAGAGCTTCTTCTTTTCCACCAGCCCCGGTGCCACCGCCAGCATCGAGGAGGTCTGGATGGATCGCCCCCCCGCGCCTTATCTGAAGGGCCGGCCCCAGACCAACCCCATCCAGGTTTCGATCGAGAGCGAGGCCGAAGCGCTGGCCTTTTTTCAGAACTGGAACCCCGAGGGCTTTTACGATGCCATCTCGCCTTTCTGGCGCTGGAAGCTGCACCTGAGCCGGGAGGAGCTCGAGGCCCTCCTGAGCCGCACCCTCCCGGAAAGGGCCCGGCTGGCCCCCCAGTTCGTCCAGACCCCCGAAGGCCCGCTTTCGCCGGAGGCCCCGGGCTTCAAGCTGGGAACCCTGCAAAAAATTGCCGTGCTGAAGCGAACCACCGGCGGCTATGTGACCGCGCTGGAAATCCAGACCTCCACCGGACGCTACGTGGTGCGACGGGAGTCCAACATCCGCAGCCTGCTGCGGCCCGACAAGGCTTTTACCGGGGGGGCCGACGTGCTGCTGGAGCTGTGGCAGGGCGGGCCGCGCCTCAACTTCCCCAACCTGCCCAGCACGGCCTTTGCCCTGCAAGAGGAACGCGACGAGCGTGGAAATCTTCTGGGCCTTACCTTCTGGGGTGGGGGCTTCGGACATGGGGTGGGGATGAGCCAGTACGGCGCGCTGGGGCTGGCCCGGCGGGGGTATGGCTACCGGGCGATCCTCGAGCACTTCTACCCCGGTACCACCCTCACCACGCTCAATACCCAGAATAAACGCTAA
- the recO gene encoding DNA repair protein RecO translates to MGAVERYRLSEGLVVGRKPLPAGDVILSFVGPEGAAQAIARKALRPTGRSGRLSLFHHLRYQVYQKPGNDLPTLTQVELVGRLEGLEAPGRFPYASYLAELAFRIASPEVAGKIWPLLISGLKGIAKHPHPRMAHLWAGWRVLKAAGLAPNLGGPGLYLLDGERVEQGGVYLGPEGMQALAAVLRLPGSEAIALLAEGAPLDRLQQALLAHVRYAVGELGSAQLLPASHVRGRE, encoded by the coding sequence ATGGGGGCGGTGGAACGTTACCGGCTCAGCGAAGGACTGGTGGTAGGCCGCAAACCGCTCCCGGCCGGCGATGTGATTCTCTCGTTCGTGGGGCCGGAAGGCGCGGCCCAGGCCATCGCCCGCAAAGCCCTGCGGCCCACCGGGCGCAGCGGGCGGCTCTCGCTGTTTCACCACCTCCGGTACCAGGTCTATCAGAAGCCCGGCAACGACCTGCCCACCCTGACCCAGGTGGAGCTGGTGGGGCGGCTCGAGGGCCTCGAGGCCCCCGGGCGCTTCCCCTATGCCAGCTACCTGGCCGAACTGGCTTTTCGCATCGCATCGCCCGAGGTGGCGGGCAAGATCTGGCCGTTGCTCATCTCGGGGCTAAAAGGTATCGCCAAACACCCCCACCCCCGCATGGCCCACCTGTGGGCGGGCTGGCGAGTCCTTAAGGCCGCGGGGCTGGCCCCCAACCTGGGAGGCCCGGGCCTGTATCTGCTGGATGGCGAAAGGGTGGAGCAGGGCGGGGTTTATCTGGGGCCAGAGGGGATGCAGGCCCTGGCAGCGGTGCTGCGGCTACCTGGCAGCGAGGCCATTGCGCTGCTGGCAGAAGGCGCGCCGCTGGATCGCCTGCAGCAAGCCCTGCTGGCCCACGTGCGCTATGCCGTGGGGGAGCTTGGCTCGGCCCAGCTTCTCCCGGCTTCTCATGTAAGAGGGAGAGAATGA